The proteins below come from a single Mucilaginibacter mali genomic window:
- the rpmG gene encoding 50S ribosomal protein L33: MAKKGNRVQVILECTEHKESGMPGMSRYITTKNKKNTTERLELKKFNPVLRKVTTHKEIK; encoded by the coding sequence ATGGCAAAAAAAGGCAACAGGGTTCAGGTAATTTTAGAATGCACTGAGCATAAAGAAAGCGGCATGCCGGGCATGTCTCGTTACATTACCACCAAAAACAAAAAAAACACCACTGAAAGGTTAGAATTGAAAAAATTTAACCCGGTGTTAAGGAAGGTAACCACTCACAAAGAAATTAAGTAA
- the hutI gene encoding imidazolonepropionase → MKKLTGPFTQILPMTGLPIKGALKDEQMHIISQGGVLTENGRIVALGDFKKLRKENPSAQVEKITGQHVLLPGFVDCHTHICFGGNRAKDYAMRIQGKTYLEIARAGGGIWDSVTQTREASEAELIITLVQRAERHLSEGVTTIEVKSGYGLNIDNELKQLKAIKQAAGQTKASLIPTCLAAHMRPKDFNGSSIEYLTHVLQDLLPIIKQQELTNRVDIFIEESAFNTFDATKYLLAAKEMGFDITVHADQFTADGSTVAVEMGAVSADHLEASTKHEINLLANSDTVAVTLPGASLGLGMNYAPARKLLDGGACVAIASDWNPGSAPMGDLLMQAAVMSAAEKLSTAEVFAGLTFRAAKALNLNDRGVLTEGYRADMQTYPCADYREILYYQGKLKPDIIYVNGDLI, encoded by the coding sequence ATGAAAAAACTAACCGGCCCATTCACTCAAATATTACCCATGACCGGCCTGCCCATAAAAGGTGCGCTAAAGGACGAGCAAATGCACATCATTTCGCAAGGTGGCGTACTAACCGAGAACGGCCGCATTGTTGCCTTGGGCGATTTTAAAAAGCTGCGCAAGGAAAACCCATCGGCACAAGTGGAAAAAATAACTGGTCAGCATGTTTTACTGCCGGGCTTTGTGGATTGTCATACGCACATCTGCTTCGGCGGCAACCGGGCAAAGGATTATGCCATGCGCATACAGGGTAAAACCTATTTAGAGATAGCCAGGGCCGGTGGCGGTATCTGGGATTCGGTAACCCAAACGCGGGAAGCGAGCGAAGCCGAATTGATAATCACCTTAGTACAACGCGCCGAAAGGCACCTAAGTGAGGGCGTTACCACCATTGAGGTTAAAAGCGGATACGGCCTTAACATCGATAACGAATTAAAACAACTGAAAGCCATTAAACAGGCGGCGGGGCAAACTAAAGCAAGCCTTATCCCTACCTGCCTGGCCGCGCACATGAGGCCGAAGGATTTCAACGGTTCATCTATCGAATACCTCACCCATGTCTTGCAGGACCTGCTACCCATTATCAAACAGCAGGAACTGACCAACCGGGTAGATATCTTTATAGAAGAAAGCGCGTTCAACACTTTTGATGCGACGAAGTATCTATTGGCAGCCAAGGAAATGGGCTTCGATATCACCGTCCACGCCGATCAGTTCACTGCCGATGGCAGCACGGTAGCTGTGGAAATGGGCGCAGTATCGGCCGATCATTTAGAGGCCAGTACCAAACACGAGATCAACCTGCTGGCCAACTCAGATACCGTAGCTGTAACGCTGCCCGGTGCTTCGCTGGGTTTGGGAATGAATTACGCACCAGCCCGTAAATTATTGGATGGCGGTGCTTGTGTAGCCATAGCCAGCGATTGGAATCCCGGCTCGGCCCCCATGGGCGATCTGCTGATGCAGGCCGCCGTAATGAGCGCCGCCGAAAAGCTAAGCACAGCCGAGGTATTTGCCGGACTAACCTTCCGCGCCGCCAAAGCTTTAAACTTAAATGACCGGGGTGTATTAACCGAGGGTTATCGGGCAGATATGCAGACTTACCCTTGCGCTGACTATCGGGAGATATTGTATTACCAGGGGAAACTGAAACCGGATATAATTTATGTAAACGGCGACCTTATATAG
- the acs gene encoding acetate--CoA ligase: protein MKITSFDEYKQIYQYSVNNPEQFWAGIAETFQWRKKWNKVLEWNFTEPRVRWFDGAKLNITENCLDRHLDTIGDKPAIIWEPNDPSEDFRVLTYKQLHSKVCQFANVLKNNGAKKGDRICVYMPMVPELAIAILACARIGAIHSVVFGGFSAQSIADRIQDADCNIVITADGGFRGAKDIPLKSIIDDALVQCPSVKRVIVLTRTRTPVAMIKGRDVWWEDEVKKVETQGNIDCPAEEMEAEDMLFILYTSGSTGKPKGVVHTCGGYMVYAGYTFDTTFQYQPDEVYFCTADIGWITGHSYIVYGPLSQGATSLMFEGVPTWPDAGRFWDITDKHKVNILYTAPTAIRSLMSFGDEPLKGKDLSSLKKLGSVGEPINEEAWHWFDEKIGHGKCPIVDTWWQTENGGHMITPIAGITPLKPGYASLPLPGVQPVLVDEKGNEIEGNSVSGNLCIKFPWPGMLRTTYGDHERCRQTYFATYPNMYFTGDGCLRDEDGYYRITGRVDDVLNVSGHRIGTAEVENAINMHSSVVESAVVGYPHDIKGQGVYAFVVSPNHQDDQELARKDIIMTVARIIGAIAKPDKIQFVSGLPKTRSGKIMRRILRKIAEGDTSNLGDTSTLLDPAVVEEIKAGAL from the coding sequence ATGAAAATCACTTCTTTCGACGAATACAAGCAGATCTATCAGTACAGCGTTAACAATCCCGAGCAATTTTGGGCCGGCATTGCCGAAACTTTCCAATGGCGCAAAAAATGGAATAAAGTACTGGAATGGAACTTTACCGAACCCCGCGTGCGCTGGTTCGACGGCGCTAAACTGAACATTACCGAGAACTGCCTGGACCGACACCTGGATACCATTGGCGATAAACCTGCAATCATATGGGAGCCGAACGACCCGTCGGAAGATTTCCGTGTGCTAACCTATAAGCAACTGCACAGCAAAGTTTGCCAGTTTGCCAATGTATTAAAAAATAACGGCGCTAAAAAAGGCGACCGCATTTGCGTGTATATGCCCATGGTGCCCGAGTTGGCCATCGCCATTTTGGCCTGTGCCCGTATTGGCGCTATCCATTCGGTGGTATTTGGCGGTTTCTCGGCGCAATCTATTGCCGACAGGATCCAGGATGCCGATTGCAATATCGTGATCACTGCCGATGGCGGTTTCCGTGGTGCCAAGGATATCCCGCTGAAAAGCATTATCGACGATGCCCTGGTACAGTGCCCATCGGTTAAGCGTGTTATCGTGCTTACCCGCACCCGCACACCGGTAGCCATGATAAAAGGCCGCGATGTATGGTGGGAAGATGAAGTGAAAAAAGTAGAAACACAAGGCAACATCGACTGCCCGGCAGAAGAGATGGAAGCCGAGGATATGCTGTTCATCCTGTATACCTCAGGTTCTACCGGTAAACCTAAGGGCGTGGTGCATACCTGCGGCGGCTATATGGTTTACGCGGGATATACTTTTGATACCACTTTCCAATACCAGCCCGATGAGGTTTACTTCTGTACGGCCGATATTGGCTGGATCACCGGGCACTCGTATATCGTATATGGCCCATTATCGCAGGGCGCAACCTCGCTGATGTTCGAGGGCGTACCTACCTGGCCTGATGCCGGGCGTTTCTGGGATATTACAGATAAGCACAAAGTAAATATATTATATACCGCCCCAACGGCTATCCGCTCGCTAATGAGCTTTGGCGATGAGCCGCTGAAAGGCAAAGACCTGAGTTCGCTGAAAAAACTGGGCTCGGTAGGCGAACCGATAAACGAAGAGGCATGGCATTGGTTTGATGAGAAGATCGGCCATGGCAAATGCCCGATAGTGGATACCTGGTGGCAAACCGAGAACGGCGGCCACATGATCACCCCGATAGCCGGCATCACGCCATTGAAACCGGGATATGCCAGTTTGCCGCTGCCGGGCGTACAACCAGTGTTGGTAGATGAAAAAGGTAACGAGATAGAAGGTAACAGCGTTAGCGGCAACCTGTGCATTAAGTTCCCATGGCCGGGCATGCTACGCACCACCTATGGCGATCACGAGCGTTGCCGCCAAACCTATTTTGCTACTTATCCCAATATGTATTTCACCGGCGACGGCTGCCTGCGCGATGAGGACGGCTATTACCGTATTACCGGCCGTGTAGATGATGTGCTGAACGTATCAGGCCACCGTATTGGTACGGCCGAGGTAGAGAACGCCATTAACATGCATAGCAGCGTGGTAGAATCGGCCGTGGTAGGTTACCCGCACGATATTAAAGGACAGGGTGTATACGCCTTTGTGGTAAGCCCTAACCACCAGGACGACCAGGAACTGGCCCGTAAAGATATCATCATGACGGTAGCCCGTATCATCGGCGCTATCGCCAAGCCGGATAAGATCCAGTTTGTGAGCGGCCTGCCCAAAACACGCTCGGGCAAGATCATGCGCCGCATCTTGCGTAAGATAGCCGAGGGCGATACCAGTAATTTGGGTGATACATCGACCTTGCTTGATCCGGCTGTTGTGGAGGAGATCAAGGCGGGGGCTTTGTAG
- a CDS encoding DUF4295 domain-containing protein — protein MAKKVVATLKTGKGKEFSKVITMVKSPKTGAYSFKEAIVPNEAVKDVIAKS, from the coding sequence ATGGCAAAGAAAGTAGTTGCAACCCTGAAAACAGGCAAAGGCAAAGAATTCTCAAAAGTAATTACAATGGTTAAGTCGCCTAAAACTGGTGCTTACTCGTTTAAAGAAGCAATTGTTCCTAACGAAGCCGTTAAGGACGTTATTGCTAAAAGCTAA
- the ftsY gene encoding signal recognition particle-docking protein FtsY, with protein sequence MGLFDFFKKKEATPQQQQALDTGLEKTKDNIFSRLTKAVAGKSTVDDDVLDELEEILVTSDVGVKTTLKIIERIQARVSRDKYIGTSELNGILRDEIQQLLAENNSNDFQSFEYGDHKPYVIMVVGVNGVGKTTTIGKLAHQLKQAGNQVVLGAADTFRAAAVDQIILWGERVKVRVVSQAMGSDPASVAFDTLKSAVANGDDVAIIDTAGRLHNKVGLMNELTKIKNVMQKVVPGAPHEILLVLDASTGQNAIEQCKQFTEATSVNALALTKLDGTAKGGVVIGISDQFKIPVKYIGVGEGMDDLQLFDRKSFVESLFK encoded by the coding sequence ATGGGATTATTTGATTTTTTTAAGAAAAAGGAAGCTACCCCGCAGCAACAGCAGGCGCTGGATACCGGTTTAGAAAAAACCAAGGATAATATCTTCTCCAGGCTTACCAAGGCCGTCGCCGGTAAATCTACCGTTGATGACGATGTGCTGGACGAACTGGAAGAGATATTGGTAACATCCGACGTAGGCGTTAAAACCACCCTCAAAATTATTGAGCGCATCCAGGCCCGCGTAAGCCGCGATAAATACATCGGCACATCCGAACTGAACGGCATCCTGCGCGACGAGATACAACAACTGCTGGCCGAAAATAACAGTAACGATTTCCAAAGTTTTGAATACGGCGACCATAAACCATATGTAATTATGGTGGTGGGCGTAAATGGCGTGGGTAAAACCACCACCATAGGTAAACTGGCCCACCAACTGAAGCAAGCCGGCAACCAGGTTGTACTGGGGGCTGCCGATACCTTCCGCGCGGCGGCGGTAGATCAGATCATCCTGTGGGGCGAACGCGTTAAAGTGCGTGTGGTATCGCAGGCCATGGGGTCAGACCCGGCATCGGTAGCGTTCGATACGCTGAAATCGGCAGTAGCCAATGGCGATGATGTGGCAATTATTGACACCGCCGGCCGCCTGCACAACAAGGTTGGCCTGATGAACGAGCTGACCAAAATTAAAAATGTGATGCAAAAGGTAGTCCCCGGTGCCCCGCACGAGATATTGCTGGTGCTGGACGCCAGTACAGGGCAAAACGCCATAGAACAATGCAAGCAATTTACCGAAGCCACCAGCGTTAATGCCTTAGCCCTTACCAAGTTGGACGGCACAGCCAAAGGCGGCGTGGTGATCGGTATATCAGATCAGTTTAAGATACCGGTTAAATATATAGGTGTGGGTGAAGGGATGGATGACCTGCAGTTGTTTGACAGGAAGTCGTTCGTGGAATCGTTATTCAAATAA
- the ftcD gene encoding glutamate formimidoyltransferase, with protein sequence MTKLIECVPNFSEGVNLDIIKQITDEIESVDGVRLLNVDPGKATNRTVVTFVGEPNAVIEAAFLAIKKAGELIDMSRHKGEHPRMGATDVCPLIPISNISMEETAEYARKLAKRVGEELQIPAYLYEYAQADKSRSNLSVIRTGEYEGFFKKIKQPEWAPDFGPAEFDAKRGGTVIGARDFLIAYNVNLNTTSTRRANAIAFDVREAGRMVDGVNHPGTLKSVKGIGWFIEEYGIAQISMNLTNIAVTPLHIAFDEVCNKATARGIRVTGSELVGLVPLQTMLDAGKYFLRKQQRSVGVSESELIRIAIKSMGLDELAPFKPEERIIEYLLKNDSNNKLISMTLTGFANETASESPAPGGGSISAYVGSLGASLATMVANLSSHKKGWDDRWEEFSDWAEQGQRYKDELLQLVDLDTVAFNKIMEAFGLPKGTDEEKAARSKAIQHATKYAIEIPFKVMQAALNSMDVIEAMVQTGNPNSVTDAGVAALCARTAVLGAFMNVKINASGYKDKIFVDGIIANGNEIAKQAVAREARIVEMVDAKIGLS encoded by the coding sequence ATGACAAAACTAATAGAATGTGTACCTAACTTTAGCGAGGGCGTTAACCTCGATATCATCAAACAGATCACCGACGAGATCGAATCAGTAGATGGCGTTAGGCTGCTGAATGTGGATCCCGGCAAGGCCACCAACCGTACCGTAGTAACCTTTGTAGGCGAACCCAACGCGGTGATCGAAGCCGCCTTTTTAGCCATAAAAAAAGCCGGTGAACTGATTGACATGAGCCGCCACAAGGGCGAACACCCGCGCATGGGCGCTACCGATGTTTGTCCGCTGATACCGATCAGTAACATCAGCATGGAAGAAACCGCCGAATATGCCCGCAAGCTGGCCAAACGGGTTGGCGAAGAATTGCAGATACCGGCCTACCTGTATGAATATGCTCAGGCCGATAAAAGCCGCAGTAACCTGTCGGTTATTCGCACGGGCGAGTACGAGGGCTTCTTCAAGAAGATCAAACAGCCCGAATGGGCACCCGATTTTGGTCCGGCGGAATTTGATGCCAAACGAGGTGGCACGGTTATCGGCGCGCGCGATTTCCTGATCGCTTATAACGTTAACCTCAATACCACCTCAACCCGCCGCGCCAACGCCATTGCCTTTGATGTTCGCGAGGCCGGTCGTATGGTAGATGGCGTTAACCACCCCGGTACGCTGAAATCGGTAAAAGGTATAGGCTGGTTTATTGAGGAGTACGGTATCGCGCAGATCTCCATGAATTTGACCAATATCGCGGTTACGCCGCTGCATATCGCTTTTGATGAGGTTTGTAACAAGGCTACCGCCCGTGGCATCCGCGTAACGGGTAGTGAGTTGGTAGGCCTGGTACCCCTGCAAACCATGCTTGATGCCGGCAAATACTTTCTGCGCAAGCAACAACGCTCGGTAGGTGTTAGCGAGAGTGAACTGATCCGTATCGCCATTAAATCGATGGGGCTGGACGAATTGGCGCCCTTTAAACCCGAAGAGCGGATCATCGAATACCTGCTGAAAAACGATAGCAATAATAAACTCATTAGCATGACGCTTACGGGCTTCGCCAACGAAACGGCCAGCGAAAGCCCGGCGCCGGGTGGTGGTTCCATTTCGGCTTATGTGGGTTCGCTGGGTGCCTCGCTGGCTACTATGGTGGCCAACCTCAGTTCGCACAAAAAAGGCTGGGACGATAGGTGGGAAGAGTTTAGCGACTGGGCCGAGCAAGGCCAGCGCTACAAAGACGAATTATTGCAACTGGTTGACCTGGACACCGTAGCCTTCAACAAAATTATGGAAGCCTTTGGCTTGCCCAAAGGCACCGACGAAGAAAAGGCCGCCCGCAGCAAAGCCATTCAGCATGCCACCAAATACGCTATTGAGATACCGTTTAAGGTGATGCAGGCGGCGCTCAACAGCATGGATGTAATTGAAGCCATGGTGCAAACCGGCAACCCCAATTCGGTAACTGATGCCGGCGTGGCTGCCCTATGCGCACGTACCGCCGTGCTGGGCGCGTTCATGAATGTGAAGATCAACGCTTCGGGTTATAAGGATAAGATTTTTGTGGATGGCATCATCGCCAACGGTAACGAGATAGCCAAGCAAGCCGTAGCCCGCGAGGCGAGGATTGTTGAGATGGTAGATGCGAAGATCGGGTTGAGTTAG
- a CDS encoding HAD-IIB family hydrolase, with translation MKKLIIFDLDGTLAESKAAIDTEMADILTRLLQVARVAIISGGDWPQFEKQVLAHLPDKRWMKRLSILPTCGTKFYQFKKGWQPLYAENFTAEEKSTIINNLNAAVEQTGFKPRKTWGDQIEDRGSQVTFSALGQQAPLEQKKKWDPKFAKRKKIKKILNGTLSGFSVNMGGATSIDVTKPGIDKAYGIRKLKKVLDIKISQMIFIGDALFEGGNDYPARTTGADCIQVRDPEETKRVVDAITLCLDKK, from the coding sequence ATGAAAAAACTGATCATCTTCGACCTGGACGGCACGCTGGCCGAAAGCAAGGCTGCTATCGATACGGAAATGGCCGATATCCTCACCCGCCTTTTGCAGGTAGCCCGCGTCGCTATCATCTCCGGCGGCGACTGGCCACAATTTGAAAAGCAGGTTTTGGCCCACCTGCCCGATAAGCGATGGATGAAGCGCCTATCCATCCTGCCCACCTGCGGCACCAAGTTTTACCAGTTTAAAAAAGGCTGGCAGCCCTTATACGCCGAAAACTTTACGGCCGAAGAGAAGAGCACCATCATTAATAACCTTAACGCCGCGGTAGAGCAAACCGGCTTTAAGCCCCGCAAAACCTGGGGCGATCAAATTGAGGACCGGGGCAGCCAGGTCACCTTTTCGGCATTAGGGCAGCAGGCGCCGCTGGAACAGAAGAAAAAGTGGGACCCAAAATTCGCGAAGCGCAAAAAGATCAAGAAGATACTGAACGGAACGCTCTCGGGCTTCTCGGTAAATATGGGCGGGGCCACTTCTATCGATGTTACCAAGCCGGGGATTGACAAGGCTTATGGCATCCGCAAGCTAAAAAAGGTGCTGGACATTAAAATATCGCAAATGATATTTATTGGCGATGCCCTTTTTGAGGGCGGCAACGATTACCCCGCCCGCACCACCGGCGCCGATTGCATACAGGTGCGCGACCCCGAGGAAACCAAGCGGGTGGTGGATGCGATAACGCTTTGCCTGGACAAAAAGTAG
- the rimO gene encoding 30S ribosomal protein S12 methylthiotransferase RimO: MKTKEVSKAPKAPVKQRVNVVTLGCSKNIYDSEVLMGQLKGNAFDVVHEADKVGKNDIVVINTCGFIDNAKQESIDTILQYSELKEQGKVGKVIVTGCLSERYKPELEAEITNVDSWHGTNDLQNLLGSLGANYRHELIGERLLTTPSHFAYFKIAEGCNRPCSFCAIPLMRGKHMSTPMDELVRNAQSLAKQGTKELILIAQDLTYYGLDIYGKRNLDELLRRLSDVNGIEWIRLQYAYPSGFPMEILDAMNERENICKYLDMPLQHITDNMLKSMRRGITKQKTIDVVNEIRDRVPGIAMRTTLITGYPGETERDFEEMQQWVADTKFDRLGCFTYSHEEKTHAHSLVDDVPDEVKQERADAIMEIQQGISFDKNQEKVGQTFKVLIDKKDGDFFVGRTQYDSPEVDNEVLIDASVNYATVGSFVNVKVDSAEDFDLYGEIVK, translated from the coding sequence ATGAAGACAAAAGAAGTAAGCAAAGCACCAAAAGCCCCCGTTAAACAACGTGTTAATGTTGTAACCCTCGGCTGCTCTAAAAATATTTACGATAGCGAAGTATTAATGGGCCAGCTGAAAGGAAACGCTTTTGATGTGGTGCACGAGGCGGATAAAGTAGGGAAGAACGATATTGTGGTGATCAACACCTGCGGCTTTATCGATAATGCCAAGCAGGAATCTATCGATACCATCCTGCAATACAGCGAGCTGAAGGAACAAGGTAAGGTAGGCAAGGTAATTGTTACCGGCTGCCTGTCCGAGCGTTACAAACCCGAACTGGAAGCTGAGATCACCAACGTAGACTCGTGGCATGGCACTAACGACCTGCAGAACCTGCTGGGTTCGTTAGGTGCAAATTACCGCCACGAACTGATCGGCGAGCGCCTGCTGACCACCCCATCGCACTTTGCGTATTTTAAAATTGCCGAGGGCTGTAACCGCCCGTGCTCGTTCTGTGCCATACCGCTGATGCGCGGCAAACACATGAGCACGCCGATGGACGAACTGGTGCGCAACGCCCAAAGTTTAGCCAAACAAGGCACCAAAGAACTGATACTGATAGCGCAGGACCTAACCTATTACGGCCTGGATATATACGGCAAACGCAACCTTGACGAGTTGCTGCGCCGCCTGAGCGACGTGAACGGCATCGAGTGGATCCGTTTGCAATACGCCTACCCTTCTGGTTTCCCGATGGAGATACTGGACGCCATGAACGAGCGCGAGAACATTTGCAAGTACCTGGATATGCCGCTTCAGCACATTACCGATAACATGCTGAAGTCGATGCGCCGCGGTATCACCAAGCAAAAAACCATCGACGTGGTGAACGAGATCCGCGACCGTGTGCCGGGTATTGCCATGCGTACCACGCTGATCACCGGTTACCCCGGCGAAACCGAGCGCGACTTCGAAGAGATGCAGCAATGGGTAGCCGATACCAAATTCGACCGCCTGGGATGTTTCACCTACTCGCACGAGGAAAAAACGCATGCCCATAGTTTAGTTGACGACGTTCCGGATGAAGTTAAACAGGAACGCGCCGATGCTATTATGGAGATTCAGCAAGGCATCTCGTTCGATAAGAACCAGGAGAAAGTTGGCCAAACCTTTAAAGTACTGATCGACAAAAAGGACGGCGATTTCTTTGTTGGCCGTACCCAATACGATTCGCCCGAGGTAGATAACGAGGTGCTGATAGATGCCAGCGTGAACTACGCCACCGTAGGCAGCTTTGTGAACGTAAAAGTTGACAGCGCTGAGGATTTCGACCTGTATGGCGAGATCGTAAAGTAG
- the hutU gene encoding urocanate hydratase, whose product MTSSEFINTYANHPVYKAPTGTQLHAKSWQTEAPLRMLLNNLDGQVAENPEDLVVYGGIGQAARNPEALRKIIELLLELDEHHSLLVQSGKPVGIVRSHPEAPRVLIANSNLVPAWATWEHFNELRAKGLMMYGQMTAGSWIYIGTQGILQGTYETFVECGNQHFGGDLAGKLIVSAGLGGMGGAQPLAATMAGGVFLGADVDASRIQKRVDTQYIDRMTESYDEAIAWVKEAMAKKETLSVGLVSDAGDMLARLIKDGIVPDMLTDQTSAHDPLNGYIPDGLTLEKAASLRASDPHIYKLRSLKSMARHVGLMLQLQQMGAITFDYGNNLREFARQGGEPDAFNFPGFTPAYIRPLFCEGKGPFRWVALSGDPEDIYTTDRALMEAFPENKALINWLQKAQDKIAFQGLPARICWLGLGDREKAGLLFNDLVRTGKVKGPIVIGRDHLDCGSVASPNRETESMKDGSDAVSDWPLLNLMANASGGATWISFHHGGGVGMGYSQHAGMVIVADGTDRADTCLKRVLHNDPAMGIFRHADAGYDKAEEWAEKFGLKVW is encoded by the coding sequence ATGACGAGTTCGGAATTTATTAATACCTATGCCAACCACCCGGTGTACAAGGCGCCAACGGGTACACAACTGCACGCCAAAAGCTGGCAAACCGAAGCGCCTTTACGCATGCTGCTCAACAACCTGGATGGCCAGGTAGCCGAAAACCCCGAGGATCTGGTGGTTTACGGCGGTATAGGCCAGGCAGCGCGCAACCCCGAAGCACTACGCAAGATCATCGAATTATTGCTGGAGTTGGACGAGCACCATTCCTTACTGGTACAATCGGGCAAGCCGGTAGGCATTGTGCGCAGCCACCCCGAAGCACCGCGGGTATTGATAGCCAACAGCAATTTGGTACCTGCCTGGGCCACCTGGGAGCATTTTAACGAGCTGCGCGCCAAAGGCCTGATGATGTACGGGCAAATGACAGCCGGCAGCTGGATATATATCGGTACCCAAGGTATTTTACAGGGCACTTACGAAACCTTTGTGGAATGCGGTAACCAGCATTTCGGCGGCGACCTTGCGGGTAAACTGATCGTTAGTGCCGGTCTTGGTGGTATGGGCGGCGCTCAGCCTTTGGCCGCTACCATGGCCGGGGGGGTATTTTTAGGTGCCGATGTAGATGCATCGCGCATACAAAAGAGGGTAGATACGCAATACATCGACCGCATGACCGAATCGTACGACGAAGCGATAGCCTGGGTGAAGGAAGCCATGGCCAAAAAAGAAACGCTATCGGTAGGTTTGGTGAGCGATGCCGGCGATATGCTGGCCAGGCTAATAAAAGACGGCATTGTGCCCGATATGCTCACCGACCAAACATCGGCCCACGACCCGCTGAACGGTTATATCCCCGATGGTTTAACGTTGGAAAAAGCCGCCAGTCTGCGCGCCAGCGATCCACATATCTATAAGCTGCGCTCGCTAAAAAGCATGGCCCGCCATGTGGGCCTGATGCTGCAACTGCAACAAATGGGCGCCATAACATTCGACTACGGCAATAACCTGCGCGAGTTTGCCCGTCAGGGTGGTGAGCCGGATGCTTTTAACTTCCCGGGCTTTACACCGGCTTATATCCGCCCGTTGTTTTGCGAGGGTAAAGGGCCGTTCCGCTGGGTAGCTTTATCCGGCGATCCTGAAGATATTTATACTACCGACCGGGCGCTGATGGAGGCCTTCCCCGAAAATAAAGCGCTGATCAACTGGCTGCAAAAAGCGCAGGATAAGATCGCATTTCAGGGCCTGCCCGCGCGCATCTGCTGGCTGGGTTTAGGCGACCGGGAGAAAGCCGGTTTGCTGTTTAACGATTTGGTGCGTACCGGCAAGGTAAAAGGCCCCATCGTAATAGGCCGCGACCATTTAGATTGCGGATCGGTAGCATCGCCCAACCGCGAGACCGAGAGCATGAAGGATGGTTCGGACGCTGTGTCGGACTGGCCGCTGCTTAACCTGATGGCCAACGCATCGGGCGGGGCTACATGGATATCGTTCCATCATGGTGGTGGCGTGGGCATGGGCTATTCGCAGCATGCGGGTATGGTAATTGTTGCCGATGGCACCGACCGCGCCGATACCTGCCTGAAACGTGTGCTGCATAACGACCCGGCCATGGGCATTTTTCGCCATGCCGATGCGGGATATGATAAAGCTGAAGAATGGGCGGAAAAGTTTGGGTTGAAGGTGTGGTGA
- the rpmB gene encoding 50S ribosomal protein L28 produces MSKICDLTGKAAMTGHNVSNSNVKTKRRFYPNLKLKKFYIPEEDKWITLKVSTSAVKTISKNGITACINKFVKTGSI; encoded by the coding sequence ATGTCAAAAATATGTGATTTAACCGGTAAAGCTGCTATGACCGGGCACAACGTTTCTAACTCGAACGTTAAAACCAAACGCAGATTTTATCCAAACTTAAAACTGAAAAAGTTTTATATCCCTGAGGAAGATAAATGGATCACGCTGAAAGTCTCTACTTCGGCTGTTAAAACCATCAGCAAAAACGGCATCACTGCCTGCATTAACAAATTTGTAAAAACAGGTTCTATTTAA